The segment cggcagaggtaatgggcaaactggggccactacatcacaacatggtaggggcaacggacagacgaacgatagggcccattgttacgctttccctgggcggtctgaagcggaggcatctaatgctgtcatcacaagtaatcttctggtttgtgattgcttggcttctgtattgtttgatcctggatccacgttttcttatgtatcttcctcatttgctaatggtctaaatttacattgtgaattacttgatatgcctattcgtgtttctactccggtgggtgagtctgtggtagttgaaaaggtgtataggtcttgtttggtgaactttgtggggagcaacacctatgtagatttggttatcttagaaatggacgattttgatgtgattctgggtatgacttggctttctccgcaatttgcaatcttggattgtaatgctaaaacagtgatgttagccaagcctgggacagacccgttagtgtgggagggtgactacactcccaatccggtccgcatcgtctcctttctttgtgctaggaaaatgattagtaaagggtgtttagctttcttggcacatctcaaggatgacactacccaagtaccttcgattgagtcggtttcagtagttcgtgagtttctggatgtgttccctgcagatcttcctagtatgccaccggatagggatattgacttctgtattgatcttgaacccggtactcgccccatttctatacccccttatagaatggctcccgcggagttaagagagttaaaagcacaacttcaagagttattgaacaaaggcttcattagaccaagtgcatctccttggggtgctccggttttgtttgtaaagaaaaaggatgggagttttcgaatgtgcatagactacagacaactgaataaggtaaccataaagaacaagtatcctcttccctgtattgatgatttgttcgatcagttacaaggtgcttgtgtcttctctaaaattgacttgagatccggttatcatcaattgaaaatacgggcaacggatgtgccaaagactgcttttcgaacgaggtatgggcattacgaatttgtagtgatgtcctttggtcttacgaatgcccctgttgcattcatgagcttgatgaacgggatttttaagccatatttggacctcttcgtgatcgtatttattgatgatatattggtatactcaaagagcaagaaggaacatgaagagcatttgagaatggtattggaaatgttgagggagaaaaagctttatgccaagttctctaagtgtgagttttggctagatgcggtgtccttcttggggcacgtggtttctaaggatggagtgatggtggatccttctaagatcgagacagtgaagaattgggtaagacccactaatgtgtcagaaataaggagctttgttgggttagctagctactaccgccgatttgtcaagggattctcttctattgcttcccaattgacgaacttgactaagcagaatgttccatttgtatggtcggacgaatgtgaggaaagctttcagaagctcaagactttgttgactaccgcacctatccttaccttgccagtagagggtaagaacttcattgtttactgtgatgcatcctattctgggttaggtgcagtactaatgcaagagaagagtgtgattgcttatgcttcaagacaattaaaagtgcatgaacgtaactatcccactcatgatttggaattggccgcggtagtgtttgcattaaaacaatggagacactatttatatggggttaagtgtgagatctatacggatcatcgtagccttcagtatgtctttactcagaaagatttgaacttaagacagaggagatggatggagttactaaaggactacgatatcactatcttgtatcatccggggaaggcgaatgttgtagcggatgctttaagtaggaaggcaggaagcatgggaagtctagctcacttgcaagcttctagacgcccattggctagagaggttcaaactctagctaacgacttgatgagattagaagtaaatgagaagggaggattgttggcttgtgtggagtcaagatcttcttttcttgacaaaattaagggaaaacagtttgatgatgagaaactaagaagaattcaagataaagtattgcgaggggaggctaaggaagcacaaatcgatgaggaaggtgttttgaggatcaagggcagggtatgtgtaccccgcgtcgatggtttgatcaacactattctgacagaggctcatagttcaaggtattctatacatccgggcgcaaccaagatgtatcgtgacctaaaacaacacttttggtggagtagaatgaagcgtgatattgttgactttattgccaagtgtccaaactgtcaacaagtaaagtatgaacaccagaggcccggaggaacacttcaaagaatgcccattcctgaatggaagtgggaaagaattgcaatggactttgtggttggccttccgaagacaatgggtaagtatgactccatttgggtgattgttgataggctaactaaatctgctcatttcattccggtcaaggtgacttacaatgcagaaaagttagccaaactttacatctcgaaagtggtgcgattgcatggggttccactatccatcatatcagatagaggtacgcagtttacttctaagttttggaaaacattgcatgcagaattgggtactaggttggaccttagtactgcgttccatccccagaccgatggtcagtctgagcgaacgattcaagtgttggaggatatgcttcgtgcgtgtgtgatagagtttggtggtcattgggatagcttcttacccttagcggagttttcatacaataatagctatcactcaagcattgatatggccccatttgaagcattgtatggtaggagatgtaggtctcccattggttggtttgatgcgttcgaggtcagaccttggggtactgatctcttgagggattcgatggaaaaagtgaggtctattcaagaaaagattctagcggcgcaaagtagacaaaaagaatatgcagatcgaaaggttagagacttagagttcatggaaggtgaacaagtcttgttgaaagtttcaccaatgaaaggggtgatgcggtttggaaaaaagggtaaactaagtccaaggtacattggaccatttgaagtacttaagagAGTAGGAGAgatggcttatgagttagccttgcctccaaggctgtccggagtgcatcctgtattccatgtgtcgatgttgaaaagataccatggggatggaaactacattatccgttgggattcagttttgcttgatgagaacttgtcttatgaggaggagcctgttgctattttagatagagaagttcacaagttgaggtcaagagagattgcatccatcaaggtgcaatggaagaattgaccggttgaagaagccacttgggagaaggaggcggatatgcgagaaagatacccacatctgtttaaagattcaggtactccttttcgcccttgttttccttcttttgatcgttcggggacgaacgatgggtaaattggtatctaatgtaacaacccatttagtcgttttgagcaacagacttcaattctggaaaaacttgcagaagcgacggaccccacgacggaccgtcatgggcacgacggaccgtcgcagggtctcgtttcaaaacacttaggaaatctgaaattgggtactgaaaatcgactctctgaactttgtgacggaatggcaggacggaccgtcacaggtgtgacggaccgtcacagacccttggtggaaatattgggtctctgaactctgcgacgacctgcaggacggaccgtcgcaggcacgacggcccgtcacaagttgcacaaatcccaggcagagtcggatttctggttaagttttaagggacgtttttgactattcttgccttaattataaagttcgtgggtttatattaataactcaaattcttgagggttaaaagaggtaaccctaagttaattagtggggtattattgccattttttattcttaattatatactaattagggtaaaagaaagagggttggaataaagaaaatagaaagaacaagagagagagggagaatcgaacgagaagggagaaacaaagcttggagaaaaatttgcttgcttgatcactaatcttcggtagaggtaggttatggttttcatgctttcatagtaaactcttaatagagaatgatatgtattggtagtattgtaaaccctactatatgcttaattgtatgtttgcgtgaatatgattatgtgattgtgataagataagcatgatgaaaatattgaatcccaaatcttgaaaggaaactttaatatacattattaatgatgatgccttggtatagaagaaggcttgatgaattaaagtaatgggattgatgatgccttggtatagagaaggcctgatgatttacagaatgatgtaggggatcgggtgttacgaaccgacacgtagaattaggggatcgggtgtcacgaaccgacatgtagaattaggggatcgggtgtcacgaaccgacacgtaggattaggggatcgggtgtcacgaaccgacacgtagaattaggggatcgggtgtcacgaaccgacacgtagaattaagggatcgggtgtcacgaaccaacacgtagaattaggggatcgggtgtcacgaatcgacacgtagatataggggatcggagtgtcacgtaccgacacaagaggaataatgaatatgagggatcggagtgtcacgtaccgacacaagagaattaaagataatgaatcttgaaagatgttaatatactcaatctaatgaacataattcccaaatgagtatggtgttgaggcttgagccctcatggatgaacttgatggtacttattgatgattataatacttgttgtggctacatgttgagttttatagttgatttacgataatattgatatatactgtcccctattttgagttggccgatgatatctactcagtacccgtgttttgtactgacccctacttttatgttttcttcttgtttatttgtggagtgcagcaaacgtgccatcgtcttcaactcaacagtaattcaagccagtcttactacatcggaaattcagggtgagctaatgcttctagcttggactggatctccttcttcaagtcttgatgccttgaacttccggcatggactagcttcttatgtatttttagcttttagaatactcttagtttagtcatttgatcgtagatgttcttgtgatgatgacttccagattttggggatgataataatagttttgaattgtttttattaatgagtttaagtcttccgcattactttatgttgatattaccttgaaatgttaaggtttagattggttggttcgcccacataggagggtaagtgtgggtgccagtcgcggcccggatttgggtcgtgacagatatCAACCGATTATTGCTCATTTAATATGGGCTTGACTCGGGCTGCTTGTTCCCTCATTTGACAACATATTCTATGAAGCTTTCACttggtttttttcttttattggaGAGTGTATTATGATCCTGCATAATGTCGACATTGTACTGAAATTGTCTAACAAAATCTTGAGCCATATCATCCCATATGTGCCAGTGAGATATCTCTTGGTCTATAAACCATTTTGAGGCAACACCAGTCAGGCTCTCACAAAAATAAGCCATGAGCGATTCTTCTTTACCCCCTGCATCCCGAAGTTGATTACAGTATCTCTTAAGGTGGGCTATGGGATCATCGTgttcatcatacttatcaaaCTTAGGGGTTTTGAACCCAGGTGTCAAGTGGACATTTGGTAACATACACAAGTCTTTGAATGTGACACTTTTGTGCCCTCCTAACGCTTGCATGCTCTTCATGTGTTGCTCGatgcttttcatttttttcaacattttttcttGCTCTAAGCTTAGAGTGGGCCTCTCAACATCAATGGGGGAGCCGAATTGAACAGAGTTAGGGTTCCCAAATGCTATCCCAGGAGTATAATACTACTCCAGATGAGTGGTGAACTGTCCCGCTTGAGCTGCTCTTTGTATCACAGTCAGTTGTGGGAGTGTATAGACCGGTGCAGCTGTTGTGACAGTGGAAGTATTCCTGAATGGCATGCCTTGAGGACGTGTTGTTGATGGCCTGGCCCCACAATTATCAAATGGGTCATACCCTGGAGGGAAGAAAGGTTCTGATATTGGGACCTGAGAAGATGAAAATCGGATACTAGTGATCTTAGGAAAAACAGAATAGACGTTGGTGGTTCTTGTTCATTGGCCCAGTCTTGCTACAAAAGTGCCATAATATGTCTCAACGTCTGATTTTCTTCAACAGTGACTGTTTCTCTTGTTGTTGAATCAATTGGAGTATCTGCTGGATTCACCATAGTTTCAGCATTGGTTGTCATTGACGCTCTTACCTTAGACCTGGTAAAGTACGGGTGCTCTACCAGTTTACCACAAACCAACCACCGAAAGCTAACTAGAGTTCATGTGAAATGAACAAACTTGTTAGGGGTTAGacatattttataaatcaatcacACACTTATTAATCACATAGTAACATGGGTTTAGAAGGTCATTGTTTCATCCCATCTTTGTTTTGCTTATTgtcctttttttttggaaaaagaaaagtttttttaaaaaaaatctgatcGGACCCTTTGGAGGTTGTCTACGTATCATGTTATTGCATGAATCAAATCATTACGTAGTTCAAAGATTTAGACAACTCAAAAAGATTAATTTGGAATTCATTCGTCAAAACTTCAAGAAAACAACGAAATTAAAAGGTTTAAACATAACCCGGCTCAACATAATATCTTTAAACAccaaattttaaactaaaaaccAAGTATTTcaacaaacaaaatgaaatgaacaaaaaacAACTAAAACTTCTCTTTAATCTTCATCACTTTCTTGGGGATTTCTTTCTCCTCCAATGGTCTCATACAAATTCAGCAACA is part of the Solanum lycopersicum chromosome 1, SLM_r2.1 genome and harbors:
- the LOC138349003 gene encoding uncharacterized protein, translated to MVRTRATTTSTPTPARQETTEPATGAVARGRTAARGRGRGRGRTSSRGRGRAPSPSDTRAVTPSPTEEVIREGGDGETEQVQNKEMPPQPTPEMINQVLAYLSGLSYQGQAPPVFSAPTPPVSEVQHAATMAPRMDVPLDIGTFPRLTTGPIMTNDQHELFSKFLKLKPPVFKGPESEDAYDFLVDCHELLHKMGIVERFGVEFVTYQFQGNAKMWWRSHIECQPIEAPPMTWASFSSLFMEKYIPRTLRDRKRDEFLSLEQGRMSVNAYEAKFHELSRYATQLCFSPQEPIRRFVKGLRSELRISALQIAATAKSFQVVVDFVIEVEGVKPDDFTTTSTSKRLRKGGEFNGSYTRGQGSESYSVRPIQSSLQTVVGGPPQTGQHFSEGHMIDSKECYGCGEIGHIRRNCPRPSYRPPIARGRGGHGRGRFSGGRGGRGNSGHQNGRGNGQTGATTSQHGRGNGQTNDRAHCYAFPGRSEAEASNAVITSNLLVCDCLASVLFDPGSTFSYVSSSFANGLNLHCELLDMPIRVSTPVGESVVVEKVYRSCLVNFVGSNTYVDLVILEMDDFDVILGMTWLSPQFAILDCNAKTVMLAKPGTDPLVWEGDYTPNPVRIVSFLCARKMISKGCLAFLAHLKDDTTQVPSIESVSVVREFLDVFPADLPSMPPDRDIDFCIDLEPGTRPISIPPYRMAPAELRELKAQLQELLNKGFIRPSASPWGAPVLFVKKKDGSFRMCIDYRQLNKVTIKNKYPLPCIDDLFDQLQGACVFSKIDLRSGYHQLKIRATDVPKTAFRTRYGHYEFVVMSFGLTNAPVAFMSLMNGIFKPYLDLFVIVFIDDILVYSKSKKEHEEHLRMVLEMLREKKLYAKFSKCEFWLDAVSFLGHVVSKDGVMVDPSKIETVKNWVRPTNVSEIRSFVGLASYYRRFVKGFSSIASQLTNLTKQNVPFVWSDECEESFQKLKTLLTTAPILTLPVEGKNFIVYCDASYSGLGAVLMQEKSVIAYASRQLKVHERNYPTHDLELAAVVFALKQWRHYLYGVKCEIYTDHRSLQYVFTQKDLNLRQRRWMELLKDYDITILYHPGKANVVADALSRKAGSMG